The Alteromonas stellipolaris genome includes a region encoding these proteins:
- a CDS encoding DUF3703 domain-containing protein — protein MNFTQAAKPYILQKLSAAHKSLSNNDNKAGFKALEDAHVIGQYSTYHHTRVHYEMLKFGIKRRDLKEIFGQIFRMIGSLTKTPIGLLPEGNTGGANVSPFKPMPISPENKAILEKIRNAQS, from the coding sequence ATGAATTTCACTCAAGCAGCAAAACCTTACATACTTCAAAAACTGAGCGCCGCGCATAAATCCCTTTCGAACAATGACAATAAAGCAGGATTTAAGGCCTTAGAGGATGCTCATGTTATCGGTCAGTACTCAACATACCACCACACACGAGTGCATTATGAAATGCTTAAATTTGGAATAAAACGCCGCGACCTTAAAGAGATATTTGGACAAATTTTTAGAATGATAGGTTCGCTGACTAAAACTCCAATTGGCTTATTGCCTGAGGGCAATACTGGTGGGGCAAACGTGAGTCCATTCAAGCCAATGCCTATTTCACCCGAAAACAAAGCCATATTGGAAAAAATTAGAAATGCACAATCATAA
- a CDS encoding NADPH-dependent 2,4-dienoyl-CoA reductase has product MNTTVTDHPVYPSLFRPLDLGFTQLKNRVLMGSMHTGLEEMPKGHKHMAAFYAERARGGVALIVTGGIGPNEEGSTHPSTRRLDTDEAINHHKEVTDAVHIAGGKICMQILHTGRYAYSDKLVAPSAVQAPINPFKPKALEDDEIEQQIKDFVFSATQAQRAGYDGVEIMGSEGYFLNQFIAKRTNHRDDDWGGEYENRIRLPIEVVRRVREAVGKHFIIIYRLSMLDLVEGGSNYEEVVQLGKEIEKAGATIINTGIGWHEARIPTIATKVPRAAFTWVTAKFREALSIPVITSNRINTPEVAEEVLARGDADMVSMARPFLADSDFVRKAQQNRADEINTCIGCNQACLDHVFNGKLTSCLVNPRACHELELNVVPADNKKRIAVVGAGPAGLASAVTSAQRGHDVVIYDSADEIGGQFNVAKQIPGKEEFYETLRYFARQIELHKNITLKLNTRVDAAMLNDEGFDEVMVATGIKPRTPAIEGVEHEKVMSYLDVLKAKKPVGQRVAIIGAGGIGFDTAEFLSHGKSTPSQDIPAFMKEWGIDMTFTARSGIEGVKPQPEPSSREIFLLQRKTNKVGAGLGKTTGWAHRVGLLAKGVKMIPGVTYDKIDDEGLHITVGGESQLLAVDNVIICAGQEPMRDIVEGLNMPYHLIGGADEALELDAKRAIDQGTRVCAAV; this is encoded by the coding sequence ATGAATACGACCGTTACCGATCATCCTGTATACCCAAGTTTATTTCGCCCGTTAGATTTAGGTTTTACCCAGCTTAAAAACCGCGTATTAATGGGTTCAATGCATACCGGCTTAGAAGAAATGCCAAAGGGCCATAAACATATGGCTGCGTTTTATGCAGAACGTGCTAGAGGCGGTGTCGCCCTTATCGTTACCGGCGGTATTGGTCCCAACGAAGAAGGCTCAACCCATCCATCAACTCGCCGTTTAGACACAGACGAAGCCATTAATCATCACAAAGAAGTCACCGATGCCGTTCATATTGCGGGTGGTAAAATTTGTATGCAAATTTTGCATACAGGTCGCTATGCCTACAGCGATAAACTGGTAGCCCCTTCTGCAGTACAAGCGCCTATTAACCCGTTCAAGCCAAAGGCATTAGAAGACGACGAAATAGAACAGCAAATTAAAGATTTCGTATTTTCAGCCACCCAAGCACAACGAGCAGGTTACGATGGCGTTGAGATTATGGGCTCTGAAGGTTACTTCTTAAACCAGTTTATTGCCAAGCGCACCAACCATAGAGACGATGATTGGGGCGGCGAGTATGAAAACCGTATTCGCTTACCTATTGAAGTGGTTCGTCGTGTACGTGAAGCGGTGGGTAAGCACTTTATCATTATTTACCGTTTATCAATGCTAGACCTTGTTGAAGGTGGCTCAAACTACGAAGAAGTGGTTCAGCTCGGAAAAGAAATTGAAAAAGCCGGTGCGACTATTATCAATACCGGTATTGGATGGCACGAAGCCCGTATTCCTACTATTGCCACCAAGGTACCTAGAGCCGCATTTACTTGGGTAACAGCGAAGTTCCGCGAAGCTTTAAGTATTCCTGTTATTACCTCAAACCGAATTAATACACCCGAAGTGGCGGAAGAAGTGTTGGCACGCGGTGATGCAGATATGGTGTCGATGGCACGCCCTTTCTTAGCCGATTCCGACTTCGTACGTAAAGCACAGCAAAATCGTGCAGACGAAATAAACACCTGCATTGGCTGTAACCAAGCCTGCCTTGACCACGTATTTAATGGCAAGTTAACCAGCTGTTTGGTTAACCCACGTGCATGTCATGAGTTAGAGCTAAACGTAGTGCCGGCCGACAACAAAAAACGCATTGCGGTAGTAGGTGCAGGGCCAGCAGGTTTAGCGTCAGCCGTAACGTCTGCCCAGCGTGGTCACGACGTAGTAATTTACGATAGTGCTGATGAAATTGGTGGTCAGTTCAATGTGGCGAAACAAATTCCGGGTAAAGAAGAGTTTTACGAAACCTTACGTTACTTCGCTCGTCAAATTGAGCTGCATAAGAATATTACGTTAAAGCTTAATACCAGAGTTGATGCAGCCATGCTTAACGACGAAGGCTTTGACGAAGTGATGGTGGCCACAGGTATTAAACCGCGCACGCCTGCCATTGAAGGCGTTGAGCATGAAAAAGTGATGAGCTACCTAGATGTACTGAAAGCGAAAAAGCCAGTAGGGCAGCGCGTAGCCATCATTGGTGCTGGTGGTATTGGCTTCGATACAGCCGAGTTTTTATCACACGGCAAATCGACCCCAAGCCAAGATATACCCGCGTTTATGAAAGAGTGGGGCATTGATATGACCTTTACCGCTCGCTCAGGCATTGAAGGGGTTAAGCCTCAGCCAGAGCCTTCTAGTCGCGAGATATTCTTGCTGCAACGTAAAACTAATAAAGTGGGTGCTGGTTTAGGTAAAACCACGGGCTGGGCACACCGCGTAGGGTTATTAGCAAAAGGGGTTAAAATGATCCCAGGCGTAACTTACGACAAAATTGACGATGAAGGCTTACACATTACCGTAGGCGGTGAAAGCCAACTGCTTGCCGTTGATAACGTAATTATTTGTGCTGGCCAAGAGCCAATGCGCGACATTGTTGAAGGGCTTAATATGCCTTATCACCTAATTGGTGGTGCCGATGAAGCCCTTGAGCTTGATGCAAAGCGAGCTATCGACCAAGGTACACGAGTGTGCGCAGCGGTTTAA
- a CDS encoding cation transporter gives MSSCGCEIEIKDQEQKAVLYWLLGINAVMFIIEMSVGLLADSTALIADSLDMLADAVVYGVGIYAVGKTIVHKANAAKISGCFQLALGLFILVDIARRATFGSEPESMLMMGMGGVALIANVICLAIIRKQKNGEVHMRASWIFSANDVIANIGVILAGAMVYLFDTRWPDLVIGFIVSIVVLRGAVLILKDARQEFRENSSTNGEIV, from the coding sequence ATGAGTAGTTGTGGGTGCGAAATTGAGATAAAAGACCAAGAACAAAAGGCAGTTCTCTACTGGCTATTGGGCATCAATGCTGTGATGTTTATCATTGAAATGAGTGTAGGGTTACTCGCTGACTCAACGGCACTTATTGCAGACTCCCTTGATATGTTGGCTGACGCAGTCGTTTACGGTGTTGGTATATATGCAGTAGGGAAAACAATTGTTCACAAAGCCAATGCTGCAAAAATCAGTGGGTGTTTTCAATTGGCATTAGGCCTATTTATTTTGGTTGACATAGCGCGTCGCGCAACCTTTGGAAGTGAGCCTGAATCTATGCTTATGATGGGCATGGGCGGTGTTGCACTTATCGCCAACGTTATATGTTTGGCGATAATCAGAAAACAAAAAAATGGCGAGGTGCATATGCGAGCAAGTTGGATATTCTCGGCAAACGACGTCATTGCAAACATAGGAGTGATATTGGCGGGTGCGATGGTTTATCTATTCGATACTCGTTGGCCTGATTTGGTCATAGGTTTTATTGTTTCTATCGTTGTGTTACGAGGCGCAGTCTTAATTCTAAAAGACGCCAGACAGGAATTCCGTGAAAACAGCTCGACGAATGGAGAGATCGTATGA
- a CDS encoding Cd(II)/Pb(II)-responsive transcriptional regulator encodes MKIGLLAAKAGLSIQTIRFYERKSLLAAPERTASNYRSYSEDALKQLLFIKQCRALDMTIEEIKLVLETRANPENSCENVNTTIDKHVDDIEHRISELKVLQETLISIRSACDHDKTVKECGVLHQLDSIAEVCSSSTEN; translated from the coding sequence ATGAAAATTGGGCTTCTGGCAGCTAAGGCAGGGTTAAGTATTCAGACAATTCGTTTTTATGAGCGTAAATCACTATTGGCTGCACCTGAGCGAACGGCATCGAATTATCGAAGCTACTCTGAAGATGCACTGAAGCAGTTATTGTTTATAAAGCAATGTCGTGCATTAGATATGACAATCGAGGAAATTAAATTAGTACTGGAAACCCGAGCAAATCCAGAGAATAGCTGCGAAAACGTTAATACCACAATAGATAAGCATGTTGACGATATCGAACATCGGATATCTGAATTAAAAGTACTACAAGAAACACTGATTTCAATTCGTTCTGCTTGCGATCATGATAAGACGGTTAAAGAGTGCGGAGTATTGCATCAATTAGATAGCATTGCAGAAGTGTGTTCTTCTAGTACGGAGAATTAG
- a CDS encoding TolC family protein, which yields MKMFPIFGHASAIVCSCILGLLLSPPTAHAAKTNRFVDKSVQAPIRETLTLEDAFRLTLANNPSLYEFEFKQRVIDGESKTAALKPALNAGVELENFLGTGEVSGLKELEVTLTLSSVLQLNDKPAARLYVLSERRIQEDVEKRILTLNILGELNRRYIKVLVLQANLDVIKDAKALALYTLNAVTKRVEAGASPLLEQKRAQAALAQAKLDVNLAQQDLRFGLRSLSIMWGEQAPSFKRVEGDLFAFNKVASFDALAVAIQNSPHIDLYAKQSRVQAAQLRLVQANNRADIEWSAGLRKMQGIDETALVAGVSVPLFQKERNLGEYEANRARLDAIEQQRQSNVRSLLHSVNQALGEHTRALLEIDTLQRKVIPQLKGALDLVENAYLEGRFSYLEWVTTRQEFLATRLTLIEAASQVHLSKTEIETLTGLALTNEHNDDSIHPSHKNNWQQSSNISIRSHDYE from the coding sequence ATGAAAATGTTTCCTATTTTCGGGCATGCATCTGCCATTGTGTGCAGTTGCATACTGGGCTTATTACTCAGTCCACCGACCGCTCATGCGGCGAAAACCAACAGATTTGTAGACAAAAGTGTCCAAGCGCCCATACGAGAAACGCTGACTCTTGAGGACGCTTTTAGACTAACACTTGCCAACAATCCAAGTTTGTATGAATTTGAATTTAAACAACGTGTTATAGACGGAGAGTCAAAAACGGCAGCGCTTAAACCCGCATTGAATGCAGGGGTTGAATTAGAGAACTTTTTGGGAACCGGCGAGGTATCAGGTCTCAAAGAGCTTGAAGTTACCTTGACATTATCCTCAGTGTTACAGCTCAATGATAAGCCAGCAGCAAGGTTGTATGTACTCTCTGAACGAAGAATACAGGAAGATGTTGAAAAGCGAATACTCACCTTAAATATCCTCGGTGAGCTTAATCGTCGTTACATCAAAGTACTCGTATTGCAGGCGAACTTAGACGTCATAAAAGATGCAAAGGCACTTGCACTTTATACATTGAATGCCGTAACGAAACGCGTTGAAGCAGGCGCGTCCCCCTTGTTAGAACAAAAACGTGCCCAAGCTGCGCTGGCCCAAGCAAAGCTCGATGTTAATCTAGCTCAACAAGACCTTCGATTTGGCCTGCGCAGTTTATCCATCATGTGGGGGGAGCAGGCACCGAGCTTTAAGCGTGTGGAAGGCGATCTTTTTGCTTTTAACAAAGTTGCGTCGTTTGATGCGCTGGCAGTCGCAATCCAAAATAGCCCTCACATTGACCTATACGCTAAACAAAGCCGTGTGCAAGCGGCGCAGCTTCGTTTAGTGCAAGCGAATAACCGCGCTGATATTGAGTGGTCAGCGGGGCTTCGCAAAATGCAAGGTATTGATGAAACCGCACTGGTTGCCGGCGTAAGCGTTCCATTGTTTCAAAAAGAACGAAACCTTGGTGAATATGAAGCAAACAGGGCACGTCTTGACGCAATAGAGCAGCAAAGACAAAGCAACGTTCGCAGCCTATTACATTCAGTTAATCAAGCGTTAGGCGAACATACACGAGCATTGCTAGAGATTGACACACTTCAGCGCAAGGTAATTCCTCAGTTAAAGGGCGCGTTAGATTTAGTCGAGAACGCCTATTTGGAGGGCCGTTTCAGCTACTTGGAATGGGTAACTACTCGACAAGAATTTCTGGCAACCCGCCTGACATTAATAGAGGCGGCGTCTCAAGTGCATCTAAGCAAAACAGAAATTGAAACGCTCACAGGTCTCGCGCTGACGAATGAGCACAATGATGACTCAATTCACCCAAGTCACAAAAACAATTGGCAGCAGTCATCTAACATTTCGATAAGAAGTCATGATTATGAATAA
- a CDS encoding efflux RND transporter periplasmic adaptor subunit, which produces MNKFTIQKVLISIFTLSLYSLTAIAEGKHSDVSSSDQDNHAGEVVRMSNETAIQNGISATPVLARDIALTSTLYGRISADPASLSHIRARFDGVIKDVKVNIGDSVKKGDILAVVESNESLKSYSITSPFDGNVIARHANNGELSNGQVLFSLANYKNVWAQLTVFSQMLSSIKVGQSVELSHAGFNQTSKIAYITPSTDGNPHSLANIAVDNSTGYWPLGTLVKAQVKTSTKSVSHSVPLSSVQEYEAKQVVFVVEGDEYAPRAVELGVSDGRYIEVISGLEAGERVVASNSYIIKADLEKSEAGHDH; this is translated from the coding sequence ATGAATAAATTCACAATACAAAAAGTACTTATTTCTATCTTCACCCTTAGCCTTTATAGCCTAACCGCAATCGCAGAAGGTAAACACAGTGATGTAAGTTCCAGCGATCAAGACAATCACGCAGGTGAAGTCGTAAGAATGAGCAATGAAACAGCAATTCAGAATGGTATTTCTGCAACTCCCGTGCTCGCACGCGATATTGCGTTAACGAGTACGCTTTATGGGCGAATTAGTGCAGACCCCGCCTCACTTAGTCATATAAGAGCACGGTTTGACGGTGTTATTAAAGATGTAAAAGTCAACATTGGCGACTCCGTTAAGAAAGGTGATATTTTAGCGGTTGTTGAGTCCAATGAGAGTTTAAAAAGTTATTCCATCACGTCACCTTTTGATGGCAATGTGATTGCGCGACATGCGAATAATGGGGAGTTATCAAACGGGCAAGTACTTTTTTCGTTAGCTAACTATAAAAACGTATGGGCACAGCTGACCGTTTTTTCACAAATGCTTAGCAGCATCAAGGTTGGACAGTCAGTTGAACTAAGCCACGCAGGTTTCAACCAAACCTCCAAGATTGCTTACATTACGCCTTCAACTGATGGCAATCCACACTCTCTTGCCAATATAGCTGTCGACAATAGTACTGGATATTGGCCACTCGGCACGCTGGTCAAAGCACAAGTTAAGACGTCAACTAAGTCAGTAAGTCATTCGGTTCCTCTATCTTCTGTGCAAGAGTATGAAGCCAAACAAGTTGTTTTTGTGGTTGAGGGTGATGAGTATGCGCCCAGAGCGGTAGAGCTTGGTGTCTCAGATGGTCGCTATATCGAGGTCATCAGTGGCCTTGAAGCAGGCGAACGCGTCGTGGCTTCCAATAGCTACATAATTAAAGCAGATTTGGAAAAATCGGAGGCAGGCCATGATCATTAA
- a CDS encoding efflux RND transporter permease subunit, with protein MLVSIIRTAIEKRGIFLMLSFLVIGLGLFSYQKLPIDAVPDITNVQVQINTQAEGYSPLETEQRITFLVENALAGLPNLDYTRSLSRYGLSQVTAVFEEGTDLYFARNLINERLGIIKSQLPDGIEPKMGPIATGLGEIYMYTLSAKPGTVTADGRKFDVMALRELHDWVVKPQLALVKGVTEVNAIGGFTKQYHVKPNPQLMLNYGVSTDDLLRALNRNNANQGAGYIERNGQQILVRSQARLSSVEDIGNVVVTLTNQSPVTVNDIAEIAIGRELRTGAATRDGQETVLGTAMMLIGENSRAVALDVADKVDEIQASLPEGVIIQSVYDRTTLVDKAINTVQKNLVEGALLVIVVLFLLLGNIRAAIITAAVIPLAMLATIIGMVQTGVSANLMSLGALDFGLIVDGAVIIVENCIRRLSESQRRTGAILPLRERLEVVFEATNEVIRPSLFGVVIITIVYIPIFSLTGVEGKMFHPMAATVILALLAAMVFSITIVPAAVAMFMSGKVSEKESPIITGAKSVYRPVLEWALKLRWLVVGAATLLVVISVWFGMRLGSEFVPQLDEGDIALHAMRVPGTGIEQAVDMQKRLEQVIMQYPQVNTVFAKTGTAEVATDAMPPNVTDTFVMLNPIDGWPNPALSKAEFVEQLERDLQNVPGNNYEFTQPIQMRFNELISGVRADLGIKIYGDDLDKLRDSASDVLAVLQDIPGAADARVEQVDEIPIFTVNPKPYALARYNLDVTDLQTWLSASVGGKEAGLVFEGDRRFEIVVRYPEEVRSDLEALRNIPIMTNAGEYVPIAEVAELEYTNIPSQISRENAKRRIVVTANVRDRDLGSFVNDAKEQIAVNVVLPNGYWISYGGTFEQLESASQRLSLVVPATLFLILALLVIAFGSVKDAMIIFTGVPLALTGGIFALWIRDMPLSISAGIGFIALSGIAVLNGLVMLSFIRQRMEETGELVNSIIDGAMTRLRPVLMTALVASLGFVPMALNVGTGAEVQRPLATVVIGGIISSTLLTLVVLPVLYRLVHNKVN; from the coding sequence ATGCTAGTTTCCATTATTCGTACCGCAATCGAAAAGCGCGGTATTTTTCTGATGCTTTCCTTTTTGGTGATTGGATTAGGCCTATTCAGTTATCAAAAGCTGCCTATTGATGCCGTACCCGATATCACCAACGTTCAGGTACAAATCAACACACAAGCAGAAGGTTATTCACCGCTTGAAACTGAACAACGTATCACCTTTTTGGTAGAAAACGCTTTGGCAGGATTACCAAACTTGGACTACACACGTTCACTATCGCGCTATGGCTTATCACAAGTGACGGCCGTTTTTGAAGAAGGCACGGATCTCTATTTTGCCAGAAACCTCATAAACGAACGGCTAGGCATTATCAAAAGCCAATTACCCGATGGTATTGAGCCTAAGATGGGGCCGATTGCCACAGGTTTGGGTGAAATTTACATGTACACGCTTAGCGCGAAGCCCGGCACAGTAACTGCCGATGGCAGAAAATTTGATGTAATGGCGCTTCGAGAGTTACACGATTGGGTGGTGAAACCTCAACTGGCCTTGGTTAAAGGGGTAACAGAGGTTAATGCTATTGGGGGGTTTACCAAACAATATCATGTGAAGCCTAATCCTCAACTTATGCTTAATTACGGCGTTAGTACTGACGATTTATTGCGGGCATTAAATCGAAATAACGCTAATCAGGGCGCTGGGTACATTGAACGCAACGGCCAGCAAATACTAGTACGTTCACAAGCGAGACTTTCGAGTGTTGAGGACATCGGTAACGTGGTGGTAACACTTACAAATCAATCTCCCGTTACGGTAAATGACATTGCAGAAATCGCCATCGGTAGGGAGCTTAGAACGGGCGCTGCAACACGAGACGGGCAAGAGACGGTGTTGGGCACAGCTATGATGCTAATAGGCGAAAATAGCCGAGCTGTTGCACTAGACGTGGCTGATAAAGTGGATGAAATCCAAGCAAGCTTGCCAGAGGGCGTAATTATCCAAAGTGTATACGATCGCACTACGCTCGTGGATAAAGCCATCAATACAGTACAAAAAAACCTTGTTGAAGGCGCACTACTCGTTATTGTTGTCTTATTTTTATTGCTGGGCAATATACGGGCAGCAATTATCACCGCCGCTGTCATCCCACTTGCCATGCTTGCCACAATAATAGGCATGGTACAAACGGGTGTTAGCGCGAACCTAATGAGCTTAGGCGCGTTAGACTTTGGACTGATTGTCGATGGAGCGGTTATTATCGTCGAGAACTGTATTAGGCGATTAAGTGAATCGCAGCGGCGAACGGGTGCAATACTGCCTCTCAGAGAACGTCTTGAAGTCGTATTTGAGGCAACGAATGAGGTGATACGCCCAAGTCTATTTGGCGTGGTGATAATCACGATTGTGTACATTCCTATCTTTAGCTTAACAGGTGTCGAAGGGAAGATGTTTCACCCGATGGCGGCTACCGTAATATTGGCATTGCTAGCGGCAATGGTATTTTCAATCACCATTGTGCCCGCAGCCGTTGCTATGTTTATGTCAGGCAAAGTCAGTGAAAAAGAGAGTCCAATAATCACTGGGGCTAAATCAGTTTACCGCCCTGTATTGGAGTGGGCATTAAAATTACGATGGTTGGTAGTAGGTGCAGCAACATTACTCGTAGTTATAAGTGTTTGGTTTGGGATGCGCCTAGGTTCTGAATTTGTGCCGCAACTAGATGAGGGTGACATAGCCCTTCATGCGATGAGAGTGCCCGGCACAGGAATTGAACAAGCTGTCGATATGCAAAAACGGCTTGAACAGGTTATTATGCAATACCCACAGGTAAACACCGTATTTGCTAAAACTGGTACTGCTGAGGTGGCTACTGATGCTATGCCACCCAACGTCACCGACACTTTTGTAATGCTAAACCCAATTGATGGATGGCCAAACCCTGCATTATCGAAAGCGGAATTTGTCGAGCAATTGGAGAGGGATCTTCAAAATGTACCCGGCAATAACTATGAGTTTACGCAACCCATACAGATGCGCTTTAACGAATTGATTAGTGGCGTTAGGGCAGATTTAGGGATCAAGATATATGGTGATGATCTGGATAAGCTGCGGGATTCAGCTAGTGATGTTTTAGCCGTATTACAAGATATTCCGGGCGCTGCTGATGCACGAGTAGAACAAGTAGATGAGATCCCCATCTTCACGGTGAACCCGAAACCTTATGCGCTGGCGCGTTACAACTTAGACGTAACTGACTTGCAAACGTGGTTAAGTGCATCCGTTGGCGGCAAAGAAGCTGGTTTGGTATTTGAAGGCGACAGACGCTTTGAGATTGTTGTTCGTTATCCTGAAGAGGTTCGCAGTGATTTAGAAGCGCTGAGAAATATCCCAATCATGACCAATGCTGGTGAGTATGTGCCAATCGCCGAGGTGGCTGAGCTTGAATATACCAATATACCCAGTCAGATAAGTCGAGAAAACGCAAAGCGCCGTATCGTCGTCACAGCAAATGTGAGAGATCGTGATTTAGGCTCTTTTGTGAATGATGCTAAAGAGCAGATCGCAGTCAATGTGGTACTGCCAAATGGCTACTGGATAAGTTATGGCGGTACGTTTGAGCAATTGGAAAGCGCAAGTCAGCGACTGAGTTTGGTTGTGCCCGCAACGCTTTTTCTGATCCTTGCATTACTTGTGATTGCATTCGGCTCAGTCAAAGACGCCATGATAATTTTTACAGGCGTCCCTTTGGCATTAACTGGCGGCATCTTTGCACTTTGGATCAGAGATATGCCTCTTTCAATATCCGCAGGGATTGGTTTTATCGCGCTCTCTGGTATTGCTGTATTGAATGGACTGGTGATGCTGTCTTTTATCAGGCAGAGGATGGAAGAAACTGGCGAGTTAGTAAACTCGATTATTGATGGAGCAATGACTCGCTTACGGCCAGTACTGATGACCGCGCTAGTGGCGAGCCTTGGTTTTGTGCCCATGGCGCTTAACGTAGGTACTGGCGCAGAGGTGCAGCGACCTCTGGCAACCGTGGTCATTGGTGGGATCATATCCTCGACCTTGTTAACTCTGGTTGTACTACCTGTACTCTATAGACTAGTTCACAATAAGGTGAATTAA
- a CDS encoding cation diffusion facilitator family transporter, with translation MHNHNHSHSHVNSANASKRIGWAFCLNVVFTIIEFIGGWVTNSTAIMADAVHDLGDSLSIGTAWGLNKLSDKDSNQTFSYGYKRFSLLGALINGIVLTVGSIWILLEAIPRLAEPEMPQVEGMVLLSVFGMAVNGFAAYKLSEGDSLNERVLNWHLLEDVLGWVAVFIVSIVLMFKPWPILDPILSIGFTFFILFNVFRNLKETLMLFLQATPDEEQLSKIRSDLLANDKVSDLHHFHIWSLDGERNVMTVHLVLDEDVSLALLQSLKENIHSSLEKYKFEHTTVELEFANEQCRDEVN, from the coding sequence ATGCACAATCATAACCATTCACACTCGCACGTAAATTCAGCCAACGCGTCTAAACGTATTGGTTGGGCCTTTTGCTTAAATGTGGTGTTCACTATTATTGAATTTATTGGTGGATGGGTTACCAACAGCACCGCTATTATGGCAGATGCTGTCCACGACTTGGGCGATAGTTTGTCGATTGGCACTGCTTGGGGGTTAAACAAGCTTAGCGATAAAGATTCTAATCAAACATTCTCATACGGCTACAAACGGTTTTCCTTACTCGGTGCATTGATTAACGGTATTGTGCTGACGGTAGGCTCCATTTGGATATTGCTTGAAGCGATACCTCGTTTGGCTGAGCCTGAAATGCCCCAAGTTGAAGGGATGGTTTTATTGTCTGTCTTTGGGATGGCAGTAAACGGCTTTGCGGCTTACAAACTGAGTGAGGGAGACTCATTAAATGAGCGAGTCCTCAACTGGCATTTGCTGGAAGATGTGCTTGGTTGGGTAGCAGTATTTATCGTGTCCATCGTCTTAATGTTTAAGCCTTGGCCTATTTTAGATCCAATCTTATCCATTGGCTTTACTTTTTTCATCCTTTTCAATGTGTTCCGCAATCTCAAAGAAACCCTAATGCTGTTTTTGCAAGCAACGCCCGATGAAGAACAGCTTTCAAAGATTCGAAGCGATTTACTGGCAAACGATAAGGTAAGTGATCTTCATCATTTTCATATTTGGTCTCTAGACGGTGAGCGTAATGTAATGACGGTCCATCTTGTTCTTGATGAAGATGTCAGTCTTGCGCTCCTCCAATCACTCAAAGAAAACATACACAGTTCGTTAGAAAAGTATAAATTTGAACATACGACAGTTGAGCTGGAGTTTGCTAATGAGCAATGTCGTGACGAAGTGAATTAG